The Streptomyces sp. NBC_00691 genome has a segment encoding these proteins:
- a CDS encoding NYN domain-containing protein — MEQPAHGGEPAGAAGDAAETLDHPLPEGVRRRVVALVADAFGGLTVAELPAPLRQYARFTASRRAKFAGNAMAAALESDPLFRQRIGERFKQGQPELAGAVETGTPPAAADPVDVAAAAYVLRPPGWVKLVAAAGEEAQRVDAERADEAGRRELERLREELVAARDRSRGETEQLRHDLEAARKETESLHRKLRSAQSDVKRGEAALRRVQGEIDAAKAEAAAQVSSAESESRRLKARLGEVEAALEASRRTAREGRSVEDMRLRLLLDTVLDAAQGLRRELALPPVSVHPADTVDAVEPGRMSPKDIAARALSETDPALLDQLLALPQAHLVVDGYNVTKTGYPTMPLEKQRLRLLGSLSALAARSGAEVTCVFDGAELAAPVLLAPPRGVRVLFSKPGVTADELIRQLVRAEPPGRPVVVVSTDREVADGVAKAGARPVASALLLKRLSRLS; from the coding sequence GTGGAGCAGCCCGCGCACGGTGGAGAGCCGGCCGGCGCGGCAGGTGACGCTGCCGAGACGCTCGACCACCCACTGCCGGAAGGCGTACGGCGGCGGGTGGTCGCGCTGGTCGCCGACGCCTTCGGCGGGCTGACCGTCGCGGAGCTGCCCGCACCCCTGAGGCAGTACGCCCGGTTCACCGCGAGCCGGCGCGCCAAGTTCGCCGGGAACGCCATGGCGGCGGCCCTGGAGAGCGACCCGCTGTTCCGGCAGCGGATCGGCGAGCGTTTCAAGCAGGGCCAGCCCGAGCTGGCCGGAGCCGTCGAGACCGGCACCCCGCCCGCCGCGGCCGACCCCGTCGACGTGGCGGCCGCGGCCTATGTGCTGCGTCCGCCGGGCTGGGTCAAGCTGGTGGCCGCCGCGGGCGAGGAGGCCCAGCGCGTCGACGCCGAGCGGGCCGACGAGGCGGGCCGGCGTGAACTGGAGCGGCTGCGCGAGGAACTCGTCGCCGCCCGGGACCGCTCGCGCGGTGAGACGGAGCAGTTGCGCCACGATCTGGAGGCGGCCCGGAAGGAAACGGAATCGCTTCACCGCAAGCTGCGCAGCGCCCAGAGCGACGTGAAGCGCGGCGAGGCCGCGCTGCGCCGGGTCCAGGGCGAGATCGACGCCGCGAAGGCGGAGGCGGCCGCCCAGGTGTCGTCCGCCGAGAGCGAGAGCAGACGGCTCAAGGCCCGGCTCGGCGAGGTCGAGGCCGCTCTGGAGGCGAGCCGCAGGACCGCCCGCGAGGGGCGCTCGGTGGAGGACATGCGGCTGCGGCTGCTGCTCGACACCGTGCTCGACGCCGCCCAGGGGCTGCGCCGCGAACTCGCGCTGCCCCCCGTGTCGGTGCACCCGGCGGACACCGTGGACGCGGTGGAGCCGGGGCGGATGTCGCCGAAGGACATCGCCGCCCGGGCGCTCTCCGAGACCGACCCGGCGCTGCTCGACCAGCTCCTCGCGCTGCCGCAGGCCCATCTGGTCGTCGACGGCTACAACGTCACCAAGACCGGCTATCCCACGATGCCGTTGGAGAAGCAGAGGCTGCGGCTCCTCGGCAGCCTGTCGGCCCTCGCGGCCCGTTCGGGCGCGGAGGTCACCTGTGTCTTCGACGGGGCGGAGCTGGCGGCCCCGGTGCTCCTCGCGCCGCCGCGCGGGGTGCGGGTGCTGTTCTCCAAGCCCGGTGTGACCGCCGACGAGTTGATCCGTCAGCTGGTGCGGGCCGAGCCGCCGGGCCGGCCGGTCGTGGTGGTCTCCACGGACCGCGAGGTGGCCGACGGAGTGGCGAAGGCAGGAGCGCGCCCCGTGGCGTCCGCCTTGTTGCTGAAGCGGCTTTCGCGGCTCTCCTGA